CTTCAGGCCTGTTCAGATGGTATGTGGGCTAGTGATCCCTTGGaacgccgttcactttctgcttactgtgttttaaTTGGCTGTTCACTCGTTGCCTAAAAGACGAAGAAACGGACTGCAGTTTCCGTTCGAGTGcggaggctgagttgcgagccactccctccattccaaaatatagtgcgcccgcgcttcccgaggtcgaactttgaccataaatttaacaaacgagaccgactgcggcgggagaaaaagttccataattaaaaacttcttccgaatacgaattcactgatataacttttgctcccgccgcaatcggtcttggtagttaaatttacggtcaaagttgaagcacggggatagaggaagcactacattgtggaatggagggagtatggcTCTTCTGACGGCAGATGTGACCTGGTTATGGTGGTTACTGGTTCCTTCAGGAGTTTGGTGTGTCTGTTACTACACCTACTACACTCTTGTCCGACAGTACAAGTGCTATCAGTGTTGTGCGTGACcttgtgaagcatgagctcaccaaacACATTGATGTTGATGCTTCTTCTGTGCGTGCTGGTGTGCAAGATctggttattgctcttcagtatgtgccttccaaGTTACAGCTGGCGGATTTCTTTATGAAGGGGCAGACTAGAGCTCTtctctctccaaactcagtgttgtggatCCACCCTGAATTTAGGGGGGAAGGGTTTTAGAGTTATATATTACGTTTCATGTGTACCCTTCATAATTTCCCTGTAGTAcgaggggtttcctgcatatttaCCACCTGTACATGTGTATACATATTGGCCATTGGCCCCCAGGAAATACAAATTGCATATTTCTAACAACATCAACACAATTGTTTGCAGCCTTTGGAAGGTTTTATAGAATATTGTTAAATCACTATGTTATATATGGCTAATGGCGGCTTGTGTTATACAATGTGCAGTATGCAGTCTGATATTTCAAGACTGGAAGCCAAGATCGAAAGGATGGATGCCCAATCGGCAGCAAAAGATCGAGAGTTGGCCACTTTGACCCGAACGGTTTGTCCTTGTGTCAACTCTGTTTGGGTCTTTACCACTTTTGAAACTCTAAAACTAACCCCTAATCCAACCGCAATTACCAGGAGGCCAAAAACACCGCAGCTCTGAAAGCTCATATTGAGAAGCTGCAGCAGGAACGTGACGAATTTCAAAAAATGGTTATTGGAAATCAGGTTAAATGGTCTTATCCTTTTCCTTTCCTTGCAAAAATTTccttttgttttgtttgttttatttgtttATGGATGATCGAACTAACTATTCTTGTTATGGAAATCAGGTTAAATTCTTGTTTTATTTGTTTATCTTCCTTCTGTCAGCAAGTACGCACCCAACAAATTCATGAAacgaagaagaaagaaaaggaataCATCAAATTGCAGGTGAGCTATTGCATTTTTTCTCGTAAGATATGTAACAGACATAGCATGGAGATATTATCTGAATTGTTGCTATTGGACGGAACTATTTCTATTTGCAGGAGAAGCTAAACCAAGTATtgatggagaagaaaaaggaatcaTCACGTTCAGGAATGGAAATAATGAACTTGTTGCAGGTGCTGTGTAAGCGAAACTTTGCTTGATGACGTTGTGTAAGGTTTGCTTTGCTTGATGACGTTGTTATTTTGTTTAACAGAAAGAGGGACGACAGCGTGGAACATGGACTGGAAAAAAGAATGACAATGACTACTACAAAATGATTGTAAGTAGCGAGCCACTTCTGTAAAACTGATACGTAGCTGGTTGAATATATTCTAAGGAAACCTTGAGTGCATTCAGGTTGATGCATATGAAGTGAAGAAACAAGAACTAGTCCAGGAGAATGCTGATTTGCGGGCACTGTTACGTTCGATGCAGGTAAATACTGCGATATTCCACATTTCATTCCTTAGTTGTTTGTTAATGTATGGGTGTGTAATATTCTAAGTTGCTAATAGGATTCACATTGTATTATCCCTTTCATTATAGATGTATATACACCGTGTTCTAATCTGAGTAATAATGTTCTATATCAGATGGATATGCGTGAGTTCCTTAATGCTCCAACTGGATCATCACAGCCTGCTGTTGCTGGTAATGGAAGACAGGAGGCAGGGTCTCCCCAGTCCCCACTTGGGGGCAAGACGGTATGCAAGCCTAATCTTCTTTGCAGAGGTTTTTGTTTGTTCACATTTTTCTCCTAAAAATCCacattgtttctgccatgtatgataTCGCAACAGAAGCATAAAGAATGTAAAATTGGGGAAAATGAAATATTTGGTCGTCATGTGTTTCCTTCTTTTCTGTCACATGATTTGCTCAGTTGGAGTCGCAAGATCCATCCTTTATTTTGTTGGGCTTCCTCCTGCCAGGATGTCTTTGACTTGCCCTTTCACATGGCCAGAGACCAGATAGAGGAGAGTTTGCGCACTAAAATGGCTTCAGTGAAGGTAGCAATCACTGAATTGCTACACGTTCCTTATTTTTGATGTTTCAGTATGCAAACTGTTCTCCCTCTCACTGTCCTCTTTAACTTTGTAAAACAAATTACTGCGCAGGCACGAATGACGCAACTTCAAGATGCTCAAAAAGGTGCTGAAGTGACCTCGGAAGTTACCGAGCGTGAACTTGAGCTTGAAGCTCAGTTAGTTGAAGCCAGAAGCATCATCCAAGAGCAGGTATGTGGTGTTTAACCACTCATAAATCAGAATTATTTATAGCATTGAAATAGCAAAATATTTTAGTGCGCAAACTGCTCAGTAACCTACATTTGGGAACTGAATTTACAGGCGTCCATCATGTCTAAGCACTTCTCCAAGTCTGATAAACCAAGGTGGTTTGATACATATTCTCTAAAGTTCCCTTCTGTTTAAACCCAAAACTATATTCTTTTACTGATTCGCAGGAGGTTAAGTGGCCTGGATGCCGAGCGTGAGGCGATTCTTTCTGCTTCTACAGATGTGTAAAGATATATTCATGGTGAATTTCTGTTCTGGAAGGCTGCAAGGCACATCATTTTGGTCTGTGATGGAGGTCTCTTCCTGCCATGGTAGCACTAGTGCCGCGGCAGCCTATGTAGCATGATGTGCAGGAGCATCTCTCCTGCCGTTGCTAACTGATAATCCCGTAGGTATGGCTGCCGCTACTGGTATTCCTCTGATGGAGCGGAGTCTTATGCAGCCTGCTGTCTTCGGAATGTAATTGTGCCTCGTTTTAGTTCAATGATGTGGTTCATCTTGTGGCAACTGTTATAGCTCGTTTGGCACCTCGGTTTTCATTTCATTTGAAATGAAACGAAAACACATTCATCATAGGATATTTTGTTTGGTAGGAAGTTTTCTAGTTTGGCAGCCAGATGGATTTGTGAAATGAAATGAATCTCATATGTTCCATCAGGCTGCGAGTTGGGGAGTTGTGGCTGCCGGTGGAAAACGAGTCCGACTTTGGTTGTGGCGGGCGTTGGCGGTGTCTACGCGCCGTTACATCGCTTTTGCGGTCATTTTCTCCTCGCTTAGACTGTTTCGAGGGGAAACCGTTGATCTGGGTATCTTAGATCGGACCACGACCTTGATCTGGGTATCCTAGATCGGACAACGACGGTGCTATTCCTTGATCTGGGTATCCTAGATCGTACAATGACGGTGCTATTCGTGCTGTATTCCTTCATGTGGGCATTGTTTTGGAGCAAATGCTTGTTGGAGTAGTCAAGAGATGGAGCGGCGTGACATCTACCGTGTCAATGTTGGCGGGTCTTGGTGGCATGGTGCTGCACAGTCTTGGCGGCAGATGCGTCTGGATGGGCGAGCGCAGGGCGGTTGTGTTGTTTGGCGTCGTGGTGACCTCCTCGCAAGGTTGATGCGTCAATACCTTCTTTGAAGATGGATTGTCTTTGGTGGCGGTGACCACTGAGAGTCAGTCGGATCGAtatgtgccccagacccggcattatggttcacctcttgcctctcggcgctcgataacttattcccaccaaatgaggacatagtcttggaactcaagggatgtcatcgcgatcttcttctcttcttcatagttgtgcaaatggaagattttgtcgaccttcaatgcccatgaaaggtactcttcaggatcgttgcttccgttgaacttgagcttgccatagcgttgttcttcattgtgttggggtcggggatgatgacacccgtgttgtagatgattgtcaagctcgtgtcgctcttggtgaggaggattgtcaacctcatgtgatgtagggtagaaccctaatcgctcgatctttcacgaaaggagcggatcccgcgaagaacacgaggaacacgagggggaaaacgagggaaatcacggggggaaacacgagagaatcactcaaccaacaagaaatagtcacacatgtgctagatcctcgagtacaaaggagaagatacacgatccaaagtcaacaacagacgatacacggtaaccggtcttctccgtgaggaggtcttgatgtttttccctaaagaggggtcttgaatccgcttgtgggatcttctccaaaaggaggtcttgaatccaaagggatcttcttcgaagaggccgcggtctctcacgaggagtagatccgatgtggatgagcgaagctctatctctaagtatgagctaaaccaacgctaaccctaaaacataggtggagggggagtatatatagtctaaggggcgaaggggtacatgggcctcggcccagatgcactgcacgcaggcagggaaGGCCAGATGTTCGGGTgacgggccggatgttcgggcgttcgtggagggccggatgtccgagctggagggcccggatgtccgggctggcggggttggtcttgttgctctcgggttcggcgGTGTCCGGATTTCCGGGACGTGGGCCGAATGTCTGGCAGCTCGTGAAGGGCCGGATGTCCTggccatggccggatgtccggctgctgtagcagcagactcttcttccttctccttccttcgctcccgcgcacgcttggccttggtccttgggctctccttgGACTCcttgggtgtacctgagtatgcacaatgtccacgcttgaagtagcatccatgtcttacatgcggaaagggaagattcagaaaggagcgagttcaccttaggcccaaaggcgtatgcttgagtgtacatggggatgatcgtaggatgctccgcatcatctcccctcccttgggaaagatccgacctcggatcgtgatcctcatcaccacggAAACGTTTGTcgtggatggacttgtagttggacgaagtggaagacatCGCGCAATCCAAGTACCCCAAGGTGTCTCCtgagtggtacacatgcaaaaagagcaaacacaaacgacactcggaaatacaatggttagcgcacacaaagtgtccatcatgtaagaatgagtccgtgcgacaAGAGTGagcatgacaaggtgcatgaagcttatccaaaagatatggaatggtatgcaaagcattcatgggagcaaaaacattcattatgcacacaaatgtgttgtgaatatgatcaatgcaatcacggtgcaaaatgatatcatagtgagacggtttatcaatagcatgaatatggtaatggatgctcaatgtgatatgatcatgcaattgatggtaggcaataagatcatgatgtatgaatatgccatcaaggtatatcacaacaaatttgccaatgaaatgcacaagctcatatatcatggatgacatagaaagacaagatgcaacaaggcaatcgtaatatgagtcaatccatgcataagatgcaaatttgtcatgtgtatgatatgtccatcaagcATGACATGTGTGGGCACAATCAACaagtatggaggtgttggtgtaccaatgctaaatgtcgtggcatgagtggaggttcgaaggtgcatccaataagtccgagcgctcctcaacttgaaggtccatagagccaatcttccATGTAGCTCCTCCATAAGcgagatgtaacatgtagacaacaagaaggagacaacaatgaaagaatgacccatccaatatgtgtaattgaggatggctcaaagggaaagagttcacctttaggagattctcgcaaatgttggtgttgcacatcatgtatgccttcacatgaccaaattgtgtcaggatggtatcgccttgtgaatccttcaacttgaaagaacatgacaaacactcggaaaaacaaatgaggttagcgaaaaacctatcattcgtgcggtaaaatacccaacaagtgtatgcatcatgctcatcataagaaaggacaagggagcattttatagtatggaggcatataatgcgagaacaaccaaattcaataggctcaatcaaacaagcatgcatcacaagtaaggtttccaagtctccaagatcaataagcataattggaggcaagcgacaatgaacaagatgTATCAAGTGAGAGGcacgagcatatatgtcatcaacccaagaaagcgagtaagaaaggaacatgggtgatgcaacaaagcaatcAATCATATCAATCAAGTAGTgtgagctagtagtgcgaagatgcaacatactagagggaatcatgtcaaacatgtcatgtgtgcaaatggtggacatgaataattcacatgacatagcacaagcatgaaagcaagatatgagcaaaatagcatcaatagcacgAGGCACATGATAAATATGGCAATAGTAACAatgatctccaccaagcatgcaaatacacataggagtagtataattgtgaatcatgggtagatgcaagcaagggtcacaattgcatggcaaaggcatagaagaaagcataacatgcaaagtgaacacggtaaaatgagcaagagagcggtatatagcccatagccgtgtgagagccaagtgagagagatgcgcgtaGTTGTTGCGCGAAAGGAACAGTGGtaaggatagttcacgggatcccaagtcatctttgctctcaagagctcgtttcgtcaactcttgggattgagaggttgacgattGTGCATGattacctacacaaaacaaagacaaaggaaaaattgtgtgtgcgtggtagatgtacacatcatccatcgtgatgcacacatgcttgtgttggttagcacaaaatatccaatgcccaaacaaatgagatgcgtgatatagaaacatgtcatccatcatgataggtttgttgttatgtatagcataatggagactcaaattgggcaatgcatcatgatatatatgtagagcattgttattcatggaatgcatatggtgcaagcaattatgagaatcatgcaaagtatggaatgcatcaaaatctcctaatatgtatgaggaaactatgggggtctcctcatgagcattaatggaaacatcacatggagaatattgacaacattcaaaacaatgcatatttggaacaatgtgatcatggcatggcatagtagatgaattgcgcaaattatgtaaaggaagcatagcaatatcatcacatgaaaaacaaaagccaatgaccatcatctcgtcatctatgccataagtgcaaatgggattgattttaatggggcatgcatagttactatgttgagattgaaaagatgcaatatgggatatctcactcatagcatatgacaaggttaatggattgtcaaacatgatgtgaccaaaagaattttcacatgatatcctatgaagcatagcatcacaactaggcaactcaacatgctcatcatcatatttatcataaataggtaagtgatgacatgaggaagtcgcactagcatgaagcatgggaataggtgtgtcaacatcatgcaagcaatcattcgtgAAATAGTCTACTAGTGGGACAAGataagcaccatcacctatgttacctttggagcatcgctcatgtgttgtaggtgaggtgtcgaagaccaagtcttggtcatcttcatcttaatggaaccatgtgggggggggggtgcatcttcttccaccatagccatcATTGTCTCCACTGGAggcatggactcgtcgaggataggtgtgtcttcatgtaggagacctagcaccaaagaagaaaacacactaggagtagaggttaagtcgttagaaatcaaagtggcctcacatgccgtgtcaactacctcactcactaagtgttgtggctcactcactccctctcagatgctctcactcatatggttggtggagtcactcaaatggcgctcaacctcacataggatgtgtggcatgctctcaagtatggggctagtggtggtcacactcatcctctcataggaaatgcactcaatgtcacatatggtggagtactcatgtcactcatgtggtggtggctctcctcacatgggaattggggcatctcttcatatgtgggtgtcggagagatgtaggtgcaaatgtctccatactcaatcatgtcgtggtcgtagtcgtggatgaaggccgaagatggcacatcatcactctcctccaagaccaaagataaggtctcatgtgcagtctcgtagcttgactcggagtatgagtccaatatgggcgccgtcttcatgttgttgaagaggttcatgctcgtcgcgatggtcgaaggggatggcccttgctcgaccttcttgtcgccgtcttgttgtaggaggaccatatgatgtggcacctcgtagctcatctccatgaccgaagggaatgtcccatgctcggccatcttccttgggaggcttccgaagatggaagtgtcgccctcgctcatagttggtcgccttgtacttgatgatgtcgatgtaggcgaactcacgggaagtaggcgaagatgtcgtacgtccaaaggcgaagatgccttgatagcacttggcgaagatgccgaagtggttgttgtagtcgtagcgccgtcttggttgtggtcgtctcgcggtcttctcttgtgctcatgaagtttggacttggcgtgaagtagggcttgttgggacttgtgcatttgcgcttggtgaccatcgtcatgatgatgttggtgttgtcgcacgtgagctcgtagtagatgtcgctcgtcgtcgtcatgcacatgttgcttggaggtgacttgcccttcatgacgaggtggatcacgaacgtgatggtggtcgccatggagatgtggacgtggacgacttgcgcttgtatcGCTTGGGCACTCCGAAGAGGATCGAtgtgctcgccgccgccttgaagatgacaaaggggaagtagacttgatcaaggcccgaatctcctccatccttgcatcttgctccttcttttgtgcggaaagcttgttgtcgatgtagtctcttttcctcgcttcggagtggcgaatgtcaatggagaggttctcgatgcgctctcgcaatcttgattgtgtgccttgcatttgtcgttgtagatcgaagattgacgctttggtgatgtagttgttcacgccgtcgttgttgtggaagaccggagatgaaatgccttgcctatccatcactccaagagaaaattatgagtggtagaaagagaagaacgaataccaaatgtaccttgaccgaagttgaaagtggatcaatgatcactccaatgtggacaaggaaatagcacaattggtaccaat
The sequence above is drawn from the Triticum aestivum cultivar Chinese Spring chromosome 7A, IWGSC CS RefSeq v2.1, whole genome shotgun sequence genome and encodes:
- the LOC123154914 gene encoding afadin- and alpha-actinin-binding protein isoform X2; its protein translation is MSVSSRFELRASSNLHQQPPPPVGMSGDVGTFADAGNLEHCAKYLNQTLVTFGFPASLDLFATDPVSIARTCNCMYALLQQRQRDIEFRESTNDLRQRMQSDISRLEAKIERMDAQSAAKDRELATLTRTEAKNTAALKAHIEKLQQERDEFQKMVIGNQQVRTQQIHETKKKEKEYIKLQEKLNQVLMEKKKESSRSGMEIMNLLQKEGRQRGTWTGKKNDNDYYKMIVDAYEVKKQELVQENADLRALLRSMQMDMREFLNAPTGSSQPAVAGNGRQEAGSPQSPLGGKTARMTQLQDAQKGAEVTSEVTERELELEAQLVEARSIIQEQASIMSKHFSKSDKPRRLSGLDAEREAILSASTDV
- the LOC123154914 gene encoding afadin- and alpha-actinin-binding protein isoform X3; amino-acid sequence: MYALLQQRQRDIEFRESTNDLRQRMQSDISRLEAKIERMDAQSAAKDRELATLTRTEAKNTAALKAHIEKLQQERDEFQKMVIGNQQVRTQQIHETKKKEKEYIKLQEKLNQVLMEKKKESSRSGMEIMNLLQKEGRQRGTWTGKKNDNDYYKMIVDAYEVKKQELVQENADLRALLRSMQMDMREFLNAPTGSSQPAVAGNGRQEAGSPQSPLGGKTDVFDLPFHMARDQIEESLRTKMASVKARMTQLQDAQKGAEVTSEVTERELELEAQLVEARSIIQEQASIMSKHFSKSDKPRRLSGLDAEREAILSASTDV
- the LOC123154914 gene encoding afadin- and alpha-actinin-binding protein isoform X1, which codes for MSVSSRFELRASSNLHQQPPPPVGMSGDVGTFADAGNLEHCAKYLNQTLVTFGFPASLDLFATDPVSIARTCNCMYALLQQRQRDIEFRESTNDLRQRMQSDISRLEAKIERMDAQSAAKDRELATLTRTEAKNTAALKAHIEKLQQERDEFQKMVIGNQQVRTQQIHETKKKEKEYIKLQEKLNQVLMEKKKESSRSGMEIMNLLQKEGRQRGTWTGKKNDNDYYKMIVDAYEVKKQELVQENADLRALLRSMQMDMREFLNAPTGSSQPAVAGNGRQEAGSPQSPLGGKTDVFDLPFHMARDQIEESLRTKMASVKARMTQLQDAQKGAEVTSEVTERELELEAQLVEARSIIQEQASIMSKHFSKSDKPRRLSGLDAEREAILSASTDV